The following proteins are co-located in the Spea bombifrons isolate aSpeBom1 chromosome 3, aSpeBom1.2.pri, whole genome shotgun sequence genome:
- the SNED1 gene encoding sushi, nidogen and EGF-like domain-containing protein 1 isoform X3, whose translation MEVPVWTHLVRSLVRAPQILLDPCVRQSLPVLFILEVSPCTDRTCLNGGECQVQGRNAVCACRPQYTGDSCETEIRPCSSAPCLNGGTCEELGSSYRCDCAQGFTGENCDTEVRPCYSSPCQNGGTCNDAVASYTCVCQQGFTGVHCETEVKPCLSSPCLNGGVCEDLPDRYRCVCSRGFSGAHCETELKPCFSSPCRNGGTCRDLSASNYYCTCPEGFTGRDCENEVKPCSSSPCLNRGVCQELGISYSCVCALGFTGTHCETEIRPCSSNPCLNGGICEDRGASYSCMCKRGYTGIHCQTEVKPCSSSPCLNGGMCKDLGVSYICACIRGFTGSHCEIEPKPCFSNPCLNGGMCEDRGASYSCLCKRGYTGAHCQTEVKPCFPSPCLNGGICKDLGISYSCLCTHGFTGTHCETEIKPCSSIPCLNGGICEDRGSNYSCTCTQRFTGMHCETEIVETPGPCVSDPCENDGECREVEGGYSCDCPSGFNGINCENRMSDGCACKNGGRCADGNGTCHCPPGHFGLLCEYEVTSLPCSMGSQCPDGGSCMEYGGSYLCVCHTDYILGNHSMPSPCDSDPCLNGGRCDSQEDTYVCVCNRGFSGKHCETVKPSPCSLSPCRNGGTCKESHEDYYCLCPYPFTGRHCETGMRGPCSSGPCSNGGTCFHYLGKYKCDCPPNYSGRHCEKELGCGPPEQVKYAQMIVTSTWPGGKAEYHCNDGYVLSSPNNTRVCSEDGMWSEAPQCEEIDECESQPCRNGALCKDRVSHFLCHCQEGYSGRYCEIEMNECLSEPCKNGGSCQDLSGAFLCICPEGFTGTQCEIELDGCDSSPCQNGGICENLAGSYLCVCPQGFYGYHCQTVSDLCLLNPCGSRGVCVSSGEGAVSCTCRTGYTGTMCEKELLPPVSLSLGAVGENSVWVFWTPPEDGASNVLDGFAVSYTAPDGSSRTDFVERGHTEHELRGLSPGRSYNISIVTVKRNLRHNDISRPLTLTARTRPPSVDRPRISSVTDSSITVSWSLNSYRHTSVAHVRLSLQHPTDRAQQVEQEPSVGEYTFRDLQPGEKYTILISTLSSSDHNNPPSESLPSAPLIGWTRPHPPSNLTTVQVTSNMVHLKWDPPLTGSVDGYIFNVTNNHSTKSRYIPTRKITSYMAQDLQPGQWYRLTVTAVRNTPQGSLNSEPRMLRVQTRIQREGPQERRLIPPRILRNRPPPPPQPEVRLLTERGPSPAEKPQAHRFTELMDGRRRITARFSHLTNKSVTITKEPEAPIRIENPEEPSIPVRQAMTLRDPEQSTREGELGGCLETPCINGGTCVNGEICDCPLGFKGQQCQLACRKETFSCTRLYSETLSHPVWEGGICHHLYRRVYKIQHDICSREICEGTARRRPKTRIPSKP comes from the exons ATGGAGGTTCCTGTGTGGACACACCTGGTTCGTTCACTTGTACGTGCCCCCCAGATTTTACTGGATCCCTGTGTGAGACAG TCCTTGCCTGTCCTGTTTATCCTAGAGGTATCGCCCTGCACTGATAGGACCTGTCTGAATGGAGGCGAATGCCAAGTCCAGGGCCGGAATGCAGTGTGCGCGTGTCGACCACAATACACGGGGGACAGCTGTGAGACAG AAATCAGACCTTGCTCTTCAGCTCCTTGTTTGAATGGCGGTACTTGTGAAGAGCTGGGGTCCAGTTACAGATGTGATTGTGCGCAAGGATTCACTGGAGAAAACTGTGATACAG AAGTCAGACCATGCTATTCATCTCCATGTCAGAATGGGGGAACGTGTAATGATGCGGTTGCCTCTTATACATGTGTCTGCCAGCAGGGATTTACCGGGGTTCACTGTGAGACCG AGGTCAAACCCTGTTTATCATCTCCATGTCTCAACGGTGGGGTCTGTGAGGATTTGCCTGACCGCTACCGCTGTGTGTGCTCGAGGGGATTCTCTGGCGCTCATTGTGAGACAG AACTCAAACCATGCTTCTCATCTCCCTGCCGCAATGGCGGGACCTGCAGAGATTTATCTGCCAGCAACTACTATTGCACCTGTCCAGAGGGATTCACTGGAAGGGACTGCGAGAACG AGGTAAAACCCTGCTCCTCATCACCGTGCTTAAATAGAGGTGTGTGCCAGGAACTGGGCATTAGTTACAGCTGCGTGTGTGCTCTGGGATTCACTGGAACCCACTGCGAGACAG AGATCAGACCCTGTTCTTCAAATCCTTGTCTGAATGGGGGGATATGTGAGGACAGGGGGGCTAGTTACAGCTGCATGTGTAAACGTGGTTACactggaattcactgccaaacAG AGGTCAAACCCTGTTCCTCATCGCCATGTCTGAATGGAGGGATGTGCAAGGACCTGGGTGTTAGTTACATCTGCGCGTGTATTCGTGGCTTCACCGGGTCCCACTGCGAGATAG AGCCCAAACCCTGCTTTTCCAATCCATGTCTGAATGGAGGGATGTGTGAGGACAGAGGTGCTAGTTACAGCTGTTTGTGCAAACGCGGTTACACTGGAGCGCACTGTCAGACAG AGGTCAAGCCATGCTTTCCATCTCCATGTTTGAATGGTGGCATATGCAAGGACCTGGGCATTAGTTACAGCTGTCTATGTACTCACGGCTTCACTGGGACCCACTGCGAGACAG AAATCAAACCCTGTTCTTCGATCCCATGTTTGAACGGCGGCATATGTGAGGATAGGGGCTCCAATTATAGCTGTACATGTACACAGAGATTCACAGGAATGCACTGTGAAACAG AGATCGTGGAGACGCCTGGGCCGTGTGTATCTGATCCGTGTGAGAACGATGGTGAATGCAGGGAAGTCGAGGGAGGATACTCGTGTGACTGTCCTTCGGGCTTTAATGGTATCAACTGCGAAAACC GTATGTCCGATGGCTGTGCCTGCAAGAATGGGGGTCGCTGTGCTGACGGAAACGGCACCTGTCATTGCCCACCAGGGCACTTTGGGCTTCTATGTGAATATG AGGTCACCTCTCTCCCCTGCAGTATGGGTTCCCAGTGTCCGGATGGGGGGTCATGCATGGAGTACGGTGGGAGTTATCTGTGTGTCTGTCATACAGATTACATTCTCGGCAATCACT CAATGCCATCTCCCTGTGACTCTGACCCTTGCTTGAATGGCGGTAGATGTGACTCTCAAGAagatacatacgtgtgtgtgtgtaaccgTGGCTTCAGCGGAAAGCATTGTGAGACAG TAAAGCCGTCTCCATGCAGTCTATCACCTTGTCGGAATGGAGGGACATGTAAGGAGTCTCATGAGGATTACTACTGTTTGTGCCCGTATCCCTTTACTGGAAGGCATTGTGAGACGG GTATGAGGGGACCCTGCTCATCAGGTCCGTGTAGCAATGGCGGCACATGTTTCCATTACCTTGGCAAATACAAATGTGACTGTCCACCTAACTATTCCGGGAGGCACTGTGAGAAGG AACTGGGCTGTGGGCCACCTGAACAAGTGAAGTACGCCCAGATGATCGTGACCTCCACGTGGCCCGGGGGCAAGGCAGAGTATCATTGTAACGACGGGTATGTCCTCAGTAGCCCAAACAACACCCGTGTATGCAGTGAAGATGGCATGTGGAGTGAAGCTCCTCAGTGTGAGG aaattGATGAGTGTGAGTCTCAGCCGTGCCGTAATGGAGCACTCTGCAAGGATCGCGTGTCACATTTTCTGTGTCATTGCCAAGAGGGTTATAGTGGCAGATACTGCGAGATAG AGATGAACGAGTGCCTCTCAGAACCGTGTAAGAATGGTGGCAGCTGTCAGGATTTATCGGGAGCTTTCTTATGCATCTGCCCCGAGGGCTTCACTGGAACCCAGTGTGAGATTG AGTTAGACGGCTGTGATTCCTCCCCGTGCCAGAATGGTGGTATTTGTGAGAATCTGGCGGGCTcctacctgtgtgtgtgtcccCAGGGATTTTACGGCTATCATTGTCAGACTG TGAGTGATTTGTGTCTGCTGAACCCATGTGGCAGCCGTGGCGTCTGCGTGTCGAGCGGAGAGGGAGCTGTGAGCTGTACCTGCCGCACCGGTTACACTGGGACCATGTGTGAAAAGG AGCTTCTGCCGCCTGTTTCCTTGTCTTTGGGGGCTGTGGGGGAGAACAGCGTGTGGGTATTTTGGACCCCTCCAGAAGATGGAGCCAGCAACGTGCTAGATGGGTTTGCTGTAAGCTACACAGCCCCTGATGGATCTTCTCGGACGGACTTTGTAGAGAGGGGTCACACAGAACATGAGCTGAGGGGTCTCAGTCCTGGGCGCTCTTACAACATCAGCATTGTTACAGTGAAACGCAACTTGCGGCACAATGATATAAGCCGGCCGCTTACCCTTACCGCGCGCACAC GCCCACCCTCTGTAGACCGCCCTCGGATCAGCTCCGTCACAGACTCCTCCATTACTGTGTCATGGTCACTGAACTCCTACAGACACACGTCAGTAGCCCATGTTCGACTGTCTCTGCAGCACCCAACAGACAGGGCACAGCAGGTGGAGCAGGAGCCCTCCGTGGGGGAGTATACATTCAG GGACTTGCAACCTGGAGAGAAGTACACCATCCTGATTAGCACTTTGAGCAGTTCCGACCACAACAATCCACCATCTGAGAGCCTGCCTAGCGCTCCATTAATTGGCTGGACAC GCCCTCATCCACCTAGTAATCTCACCACTGTACAAGTAACTTCCAACATGGTGCACTTGAAGTGGGATCCACCTCTCACGGGCTCAGTGGATGGCTACATCTTTAACGTGACTAATAATCACAGCACGAAAAGTCGTTATATTCCGACCAGAAAAATAACGTCATACATGGCACAGGACTTGCAGCCTGGACAATGGTACAGGCTGACAGTGACAGCTGTTCGCAACACACCGCAAGGTTCTTTGAACAGTGAACCCAGAATGCTTCGCGTACAGACTCGAA TTCAGAGGGAAGGTCCTCAGGAACGCCGCTTGATCCCTCCAAGGATTTTGAGAAATAGACCACCTCCACCACCACAGCCAGAGGTACGGCTGCTGACAGAAAGAGGACCTTCTCCTGCTGAAAAACCTCAAGCGCATAG ATTCACAGAGCTCATGGATGGGCGAAGACGAATCACAGCAAGATTTAGTCACCTTACTAACAAATCTGTCACTATTACTAAAG AACCGGAGGCACCAATCCGAATAGAAAATCCAGAGGAACCTTCCATCCCTGTGAGGCAGGCAATGACATTGCGTGACCCTGAGCAGAGCACCAGGGAAG GCGAACTTGGAGGCTGCCTAGAAACCCCATGTATTAATGGAGGAACCTGCGTGAACGGAGAAATCTGTGACTGTCCCCTTGGCTTTAAGGGGCAACAGTGCCAGCTGG cctgCAGAAAGGAGACGTTCTCCTGCACGAGGCTCTACTCGGAGACACTGTCACATCCCGTGTGGGAGGGAGGAATCTGCCACCACCT GTACAGAAGGGTATATAAAATCCAGCATGATATTTGCTCCAGAGAGATATGCGAAGGAACCGCCAGACGCAGACCAA AAACAAGAATTCCTTCGAAGCCTTGA
- the SNED1 gene encoding sushi, nidogen and EGF-like domain-containing protein 1 isoform X4 — translation MEVPVWTHLVRSLVRAPQILLDPCVRQVSPCTDRTCLNGGECQVQGRNAVCACRPQYTGDSCETEIRPCSSAPCLNGGTCEELGSSYRCDCAQGFTGENCDTEVRPCYSSPCQNGGTCNDAVASYTCVCQQGFTGVHCETEVKPCLSSPCLNGGVCEDLPDRYRCVCSRGFSGAHCETELKPCFSSPCRNGGTCRDLSASNYYCTCPEGFTGRDCENEVKPCSSSPCLNRGVCQELGISYSCVCALGFTGTHCETEIRPCSSNPCLNGGICEDRGASYSCMCKRGYTGIHCQTEVKPCSSSPCLNGGMCKDLGVSYICACIRGFTGSHCEIEPKPCFSNPCLNGGMCEDRGASYSCLCKRGYTGAHCQTEVKPCFPSPCLNGGICKDLGISYSCLCTHGFTGTHCETEIKPCSSIPCLNGGICEDRGSNYSCTCTQRFTGMHCETEIVETPGPCVSDPCENDGECREVEGGYSCDCPSGFNGINCENRMSDGCACKNGGRCADGNGTCHCPPGHFGLLCEYEVTSLPCSMGSQCPDGGSCMEYGGSYLCVCHTDYILGNHSMPSPCDSDPCLNGGRCDSQEDTYVCVCNRGFSGKHCETVKPSPCSLSPCRNGGTCKESHEDYYCLCPYPFTGRHCETGMRGPCSSGPCSNGGTCFHYLGKYKCDCPPNYSGRHCEKELGCGPPEQVKYAQMIVTSTWPGGKAEYHCNDGYVLSSPNNTRVCSEDGMWSEAPQCEEIDECESQPCRNGALCKDRVSHFLCHCQEGYSGRYCEIEMNECLSEPCKNGGSCQDLSGAFLCICPEGFTGTQCEIELDGCDSSPCQNGGICENLAGSYLCVCPQGFYGYHCQTVSDLCLLNPCGSRGVCVSSGEGAVSCTCRTGYTGTMCEKELLPPVSLSLGAVGENSVWVFWTPPEDGASNVLDGFAVSYTAPDGSSRTDFVERGHTEHELRGLSPGRSYNISIVTVKRNLRHNDISRPLTLTARTRPPSVDRPRISSVTDSSITVSWSLNSYRHTSVAHVRLSLQHPTDRAQQVEQEPSVGEYTFRDLQPGEKYTILISTLSSSDHNNPPSESLPSAPLIGWTRPHPPSNLTTVQVTSNMVHLKWDPPLTGSVDGYIFNVTNNHSTKSRYIPTRKITSYMAQDLQPGQWYRLTVTAVRNTPQGSLNSEPRMLRVQTRIQREGPQERRLIPPRILRNRPPPPPQPEVRLLTERGPSPAEKPQAHRFTELMDGRRRITARFSHLTNKSVTITKEPEAPIRIENPEEPSIPVRQAMTLRDPEQSTREGELGGCLETPCINGGTCVNGEICDCPLGFKGQQCQLACRKETFSCTRLYSETLSHPVWEGGICHHLYRRVYKIQHDICSREICEGTARRRPKTRIPSKP, via the exons ATGGAGGTTCCTGTGTGGACACACCTGGTTCGTTCACTTGTACGTGCCCCCCAGATTTTACTGGATCCCTGTGTGAGACAG GTATCGCCCTGCACTGATAGGACCTGTCTGAATGGAGGCGAATGCCAAGTCCAGGGCCGGAATGCAGTGTGCGCGTGTCGACCACAATACACGGGGGACAGCTGTGAGACAG AAATCAGACCTTGCTCTTCAGCTCCTTGTTTGAATGGCGGTACTTGTGAAGAGCTGGGGTCCAGTTACAGATGTGATTGTGCGCAAGGATTCACTGGAGAAAACTGTGATACAG AAGTCAGACCATGCTATTCATCTCCATGTCAGAATGGGGGAACGTGTAATGATGCGGTTGCCTCTTATACATGTGTCTGCCAGCAGGGATTTACCGGGGTTCACTGTGAGACCG AGGTCAAACCCTGTTTATCATCTCCATGTCTCAACGGTGGGGTCTGTGAGGATTTGCCTGACCGCTACCGCTGTGTGTGCTCGAGGGGATTCTCTGGCGCTCATTGTGAGACAG AACTCAAACCATGCTTCTCATCTCCCTGCCGCAATGGCGGGACCTGCAGAGATTTATCTGCCAGCAACTACTATTGCACCTGTCCAGAGGGATTCACTGGAAGGGACTGCGAGAACG AGGTAAAACCCTGCTCCTCATCACCGTGCTTAAATAGAGGTGTGTGCCAGGAACTGGGCATTAGTTACAGCTGCGTGTGTGCTCTGGGATTCACTGGAACCCACTGCGAGACAG AGATCAGACCCTGTTCTTCAAATCCTTGTCTGAATGGGGGGATATGTGAGGACAGGGGGGCTAGTTACAGCTGCATGTGTAAACGTGGTTACactggaattcactgccaaacAG AGGTCAAACCCTGTTCCTCATCGCCATGTCTGAATGGAGGGATGTGCAAGGACCTGGGTGTTAGTTACATCTGCGCGTGTATTCGTGGCTTCACCGGGTCCCACTGCGAGATAG AGCCCAAACCCTGCTTTTCCAATCCATGTCTGAATGGAGGGATGTGTGAGGACAGAGGTGCTAGTTACAGCTGTTTGTGCAAACGCGGTTACACTGGAGCGCACTGTCAGACAG AGGTCAAGCCATGCTTTCCATCTCCATGTTTGAATGGTGGCATATGCAAGGACCTGGGCATTAGTTACAGCTGTCTATGTACTCACGGCTTCACTGGGACCCACTGCGAGACAG AAATCAAACCCTGTTCTTCGATCCCATGTTTGAACGGCGGCATATGTGAGGATAGGGGCTCCAATTATAGCTGTACATGTACACAGAGATTCACAGGAATGCACTGTGAAACAG AGATCGTGGAGACGCCTGGGCCGTGTGTATCTGATCCGTGTGAGAACGATGGTGAATGCAGGGAAGTCGAGGGAGGATACTCGTGTGACTGTCCTTCGGGCTTTAATGGTATCAACTGCGAAAACC GTATGTCCGATGGCTGTGCCTGCAAGAATGGGGGTCGCTGTGCTGACGGAAACGGCACCTGTCATTGCCCACCAGGGCACTTTGGGCTTCTATGTGAATATG AGGTCACCTCTCTCCCCTGCAGTATGGGTTCCCAGTGTCCGGATGGGGGGTCATGCATGGAGTACGGTGGGAGTTATCTGTGTGTCTGTCATACAGATTACATTCTCGGCAATCACT CAATGCCATCTCCCTGTGACTCTGACCCTTGCTTGAATGGCGGTAGATGTGACTCTCAAGAagatacatacgtgtgtgtgtgtaaccgTGGCTTCAGCGGAAAGCATTGTGAGACAG TAAAGCCGTCTCCATGCAGTCTATCACCTTGTCGGAATGGAGGGACATGTAAGGAGTCTCATGAGGATTACTACTGTTTGTGCCCGTATCCCTTTACTGGAAGGCATTGTGAGACGG GTATGAGGGGACCCTGCTCATCAGGTCCGTGTAGCAATGGCGGCACATGTTTCCATTACCTTGGCAAATACAAATGTGACTGTCCACCTAACTATTCCGGGAGGCACTGTGAGAAGG AACTGGGCTGTGGGCCACCTGAACAAGTGAAGTACGCCCAGATGATCGTGACCTCCACGTGGCCCGGGGGCAAGGCAGAGTATCATTGTAACGACGGGTATGTCCTCAGTAGCCCAAACAACACCCGTGTATGCAGTGAAGATGGCATGTGGAGTGAAGCTCCTCAGTGTGAGG aaattGATGAGTGTGAGTCTCAGCCGTGCCGTAATGGAGCACTCTGCAAGGATCGCGTGTCACATTTTCTGTGTCATTGCCAAGAGGGTTATAGTGGCAGATACTGCGAGATAG AGATGAACGAGTGCCTCTCAGAACCGTGTAAGAATGGTGGCAGCTGTCAGGATTTATCGGGAGCTTTCTTATGCATCTGCCCCGAGGGCTTCACTGGAACCCAGTGTGAGATTG AGTTAGACGGCTGTGATTCCTCCCCGTGCCAGAATGGTGGTATTTGTGAGAATCTGGCGGGCTcctacctgtgtgtgtgtcccCAGGGATTTTACGGCTATCATTGTCAGACTG TGAGTGATTTGTGTCTGCTGAACCCATGTGGCAGCCGTGGCGTCTGCGTGTCGAGCGGAGAGGGAGCTGTGAGCTGTACCTGCCGCACCGGTTACACTGGGACCATGTGTGAAAAGG AGCTTCTGCCGCCTGTTTCCTTGTCTTTGGGGGCTGTGGGGGAGAACAGCGTGTGGGTATTTTGGACCCCTCCAGAAGATGGAGCCAGCAACGTGCTAGATGGGTTTGCTGTAAGCTACACAGCCCCTGATGGATCTTCTCGGACGGACTTTGTAGAGAGGGGTCACACAGAACATGAGCTGAGGGGTCTCAGTCCTGGGCGCTCTTACAACATCAGCATTGTTACAGTGAAACGCAACTTGCGGCACAATGATATAAGCCGGCCGCTTACCCTTACCGCGCGCACAC GCCCACCCTCTGTAGACCGCCCTCGGATCAGCTCCGTCACAGACTCCTCCATTACTGTGTCATGGTCACTGAACTCCTACAGACACACGTCAGTAGCCCATGTTCGACTGTCTCTGCAGCACCCAACAGACAGGGCACAGCAGGTGGAGCAGGAGCCCTCCGTGGGGGAGTATACATTCAG GGACTTGCAACCTGGAGAGAAGTACACCATCCTGATTAGCACTTTGAGCAGTTCCGACCACAACAATCCACCATCTGAGAGCCTGCCTAGCGCTCCATTAATTGGCTGGACAC GCCCTCATCCACCTAGTAATCTCACCACTGTACAAGTAACTTCCAACATGGTGCACTTGAAGTGGGATCCACCTCTCACGGGCTCAGTGGATGGCTACATCTTTAACGTGACTAATAATCACAGCACGAAAAGTCGTTATATTCCGACCAGAAAAATAACGTCATACATGGCACAGGACTTGCAGCCTGGACAATGGTACAGGCTGACAGTGACAGCTGTTCGCAACACACCGCAAGGTTCTTTGAACAGTGAACCCAGAATGCTTCGCGTACAGACTCGAA TTCAGAGGGAAGGTCCTCAGGAACGCCGCTTGATCCCTCCAAGGATTTTGAGAAATAGACCACCTCCACCACCACAGCCAGAGGTACGGCTGCTGACAGAAAGAGGACCTTCTCCTGCTGAAAAACCTCAAGCGCATAG ATTCACAGAGCTCATGGATGGGCGAAGACGAATCACAGCAAGATTTAGTCACCTTACTAACAAATCTGTCACTATTACTAAAG AACCGGAGGCACCAATCCGAATAGAAAATCCAGAGGAACCTTCCATCCCTGTGAGGCAGGCAATGACATTGCGTGACCCTGAGCAGAGCACCAGGGAAG GCGAACTTGGAGGCTGCCTAGAAACCCCATGTATTAATGGAGGAACCTGCGTGAACGGAGAAATCTGTGACTGTCCCCTTGGCTTTAAGGGGCAACAGTGCCAGCTGG cctgCAGAAAGGAGACGTTCTCCTGCACGAGGCTCTACTCGGAGACACTGTCACATCCCGTGTGGGAGGGAGGAATCTGCCACCACCT GTACAGAAGGGTATATAAAATCCAGCATGATATTTGCTCCAGAGAGATATGCGAAGGAACCGCCAGACGCAGACCAA AAACAAGAATTCCTTCGAAGCCTTGA